Proteins from a single region of Budorcas taxicolor isolate Tak-1 chromosome 11, Takin1.1, whole genome shotgun sequence:
- the SLC22A7 gene encoding solute carrier family 22 member 7 produces MGFEELLEKVGGFGPFQLRNVALLALPRVLLPMHFLLPIFLAAVPSHHCALPGAPDNFSNQDAWLEAHLPREPDGRLSACLRFTHPQALPNSTLWGEGQDPGEQPEGEPSTVSCPQGWEYNHSEFSSTIATEWDLVCEQKGLNKATSTFFFAGVLVGAVAYGYLSDRFGRRRLLLVAYVSSLVLGLASAASVSYIMFAITRTLTGMALAGFTIIVMPLELEWLDVRHRTVAGVLSSTFWTGGVMLLGLIGYLIRDWRWLLLTVTLPCAPGILTLWWVPESARWLLTQGRVEEAHRYLLHCARLNGRPVGEDSLSQESLNKVAAAERTVQRPSYLDLFRTPRLRHISLCCMVVWFGVNFSYYGVSLDVSGLGLNVYLTQLVFGAVELPSKLLVYLSVRHVGRRLTMAGTLLGSALALGFRILVSPEMKSWSTALAVMGKGFSEAAFTTAYLFTSELYPTVLRQTGMGLTALVGRLGGSLAPLAALLDGVWLSLPKLAYGGIALLAACTALLLPETKQAQLPETIQDVERKSAPSSLQEEEMPMKQVQD; encoded by the exons ATGGGATTCGAGGAGCTGCTAGAGAAGGTGGGCGGCTTTGGGCCCTTCCAGCTGCGGAATGTGGCCCTGCTGGCCCTGCCCCGGGTGCTGCTGCCCATGCACTTCCTCTTGCCCATCTTCCTGGCTGCCGTGCCATCCCACCACTGTGCCCTGCCTGGGGCCCCGGACAACTTCAGCAACCAGGATGCATGGCTGGAGGCCCACCTGCCCCGGGAGCCTGACGGCAGGCTCAGCGCCTGCCTCCGCTTCACCCATCCGCAGGCCCTCCCCAACAGCACGttgtggggagaggggcaggacCCTGGGGAGCAACCAGAGGGTGAGCCCTCCACAGTGTCCTGTCCTCAGGGCTGGGAGTACAACCACTCGGAATTCTCCTCCACCATTGCAACCGAG TGGGACCTTGTGTGTGAGCAGAAAGGCCTGAACAAAGCCACTTCCACCTTCTTCTTCGCCGGTGTGCTGGTGGGGGCCGTGGCCTACGGATATCTGTCTGACAG GTTTGGGCGGCGCCGCCTGCTGCTGGTGGCCTACGTGAGCTCCCTGGTGCTGGGCCTGGCGTCTGCAGCCTCGGTCAGCTACATCATGTTTGCCATCACTCGAACCCTCACTGGCATGGCTCTGGCTGGCTTCACCATCATTGTGATGCCACTGG AACTGGAGTGGCTGGACGTGAGACACCGGACTGTGGCAGGTGTCCTGAGCAGCACCTTCTGGACAGGGGGTGTGATGCTGTTGGGACTGATCGGCTACCTGATACGGGATTGGCGATGGCTCCTGCTGACTGTCACCCTGCCTTGTGCCCCAGGCATCCTTACCCTCTG GTGGGTGCCTGAATCTGCCCGCTGGCTTCTGACCCAGGGCCGTGTGGAAGAGGCCCACAGGTACCTGCTCCACTGTGCCAGGCTCAATGGGCGGCCTGTGGGTGAGGACAGCCTGAGCCAGGAG tCCCTGAACAAAGTGGCTGCCGCGGAGCGGACGGTCCAAAGACCCTCGTATTTAGACCTGTTCCGGACACCACGGCTGCGACACATCTCACTGTGCTGCATGGTGGTGTG GTTTGGAGTGAACTTCTCTTACTACGGCGTGAGCCTGGACGTGTCGGGACTAGGCCTGAACGTATACCTGACGCAGCTGGTGTTCGGGGCCGTGGAGTTGCCCTCCAAGCTGCTGGTCTATCTGTCGGTGCGCCACGTGGGACGCCGCCTCACGATGGCGGGAACGCTGCTTGGCTCCGCGCTCGCCTTGGGCTTCAGGATACTGGTGTCCCCCG AGATGAAGTCGTGGAGCACCGCCCTGGCGGTGATGGGGAAAGGTTTTTCTGAAGCTGCCTTCACCACTGCCTACCTGTTCACGTCGGAGTTGTACCCTACCGTGCTCAG ACAGACGGGGATGGGGCTGACTGCACTGGTGGGCCGGCTAGGGGGGTCTTTGGCCCCACTGGCAGCCTTGCTGGACGGAGTATGGCTGTCATTGCCCAAGCTCGCTTATGGGGGGATCGCCCTGCTGGCTGCCTGCACTGCCCTCCTGCTACCAGAGACAAAGCAGGCACAGTTGCCAGAGACCATCCAAGATGTGGAGAGGAAGAG TGCCCCATCCAGTCTTCAGGAGGAAGAGATGCCCATGAAGCAGGTCCAAGACTGA